The Porites lutea chromosome 4, jaPorLute2.1, whole genome shotgun sequence genome contains a region encoding:
- the LOC140934412 gene encoding ornithine decarboxylase antizyme 2-like, with translation MSRQSFQRLENFYLETEKTTAKCFIKINRNLPLLSVVCFGSDLLTISPHKKKENHNPNQNNPGKFTKQPWSQQCIVTISCDSGWTGILDVRFDEAGTLGDDGGGGDDEDGISFLQLFADSKVALEKEDDHQVLKSFLYKFHLKNGDHSLAEWRAVLQDGQLYVEVPEGELPVGSKECFVSLLEYAEENLSCEHVFVGLLKDRADRETLMRTFMFLGFETVRPNHKMCPDNSGYIFMAYTVEQQLCV, from the exons ATGTCCCGTCAAAGTTTTCAGCGGCTTGAAAATTTTTACTTGGAAActgaaaaaacaacagcaaagtgCTTCATAAAAATCAACCGCAAT CTGCCTTTACTGTCAGTAGTCTGCTTCGGCAGCGACTTGTTAACAATTTCGCCgcacaagaaaaaggaaaatcacaATCCAAATCAAAATAATCCAGGGAAATTCACCAAGCAGCCCT GGAGCCAGCAGTGTATAGTGACTATAAGCTGCGACAGTGGATGGACTGGCATACTTGATGTTCGCTTTGATGAGGCAGGAACTTTGGGAGATGATGGAGGAGGGGGTGATGATGAAGATGGTATATCCTTCCTTCAGCTATTTGCT GATTCAAAAGTAGCATTAGAGAAGGAAGATGACCATCAGGTTCTCAAGTCATTTCTGTACAAGTTTCACCTTAAGAATGGTGATCACTCCTTAGCAGAGTGGAGAGCTGTGTTACAGGATGGCCAGCTTTATGTAGAAGTGCCTGAAGGAGAACTTCCTGTGGGGAGTAAAGAATG CTTTGTTTCACTGCTTGAGTATGCAGAGGAAAATCTCAGCTGTGAGCATGTGTTTGTTGGCCTCCTCAAGGACAGAGCAGACAGAG AAACCCTGATGCGAACCTTTATGTTCTTGGGCTTTGAGACAGTGAGACCAAATCACAAGATGTGCCCAGACAATTCAGGTTACATCTTCATGGCTTACACTGTGGAACAGCAATTATGTGTCTAA